One Caretta caretta isolate rCarCar2 chromosome 24, rCarCar1.hap1, whole genome shotgun sequence genomic region harbors:
- the LOC125625724 gene encoding guanylate-binding protein 1, with product MEEPVCLVGNGADGELEVNPAALDILRGVAQPVVVVAIVGLYRTGKSYLMNSLAGKKKGFSLGSTVQSHTKGIWMWCLPHPRRAGHTLVLLDTEGLGDVEKGDTKNDVWIFALAVLLSSTLAYNSKGTIDQYAMEQLHFVSELTEHIKVKAQGGDDLEEDTEFVRFFPSFIWAVRDFTLELRIEGQLVTEDEYLEHALALKKGNNKKVMDYNLPRQCIRNFFPTRKCFVFVQPASRQEMGQLDSLPTSALDPQFLDQTRRFCDYVFQCSHVKTVKGGILVNGQRFSSLVQSYVGTIRSGQVPCLDNAVTAMAAIENEAALREALAHYAAGMGGLRLPAELGELSAAHGRCEPDALRLFMQRSFKDEEQGFQKQLVAGITERYANLLAENEAVSEQTCRALLEELSAAMQQKLSAGRYSQPGGYQAYDRDQNRVVEDYRAKANKGVKAEETLEQFLASKKAEAEAVLKADNLLTEAEKHVAEEKQKAELLEQQRKAAEEKRLQTEQLMKDQERSHQENVKQLEAKVAEELAGARQEAERALESKLKEQEAMLQKGFAEKARLMEDEISGLKREISSASKTDFLSGLFSTIKEGLRTVASVSDFLTSRRQQGKGTSNPSKTQRRK from the exons ATGGAGGAGCCCGTGTGCCTGGTGGGGAACGGGGCCGACGGAGAGCTGGAGGTGAACCCCGCGGCACTGGACATCCTGCGTGGCGTGGCCCAGCCCGTGGTGGTGGTGGCCATCGTGGGGCTGTACCGCACCGGCAAGTCTTATCTCATGAACTCCTTGGCCGGGAAGAAGAAAG ggtTCTCGCTGGGCTCCACGGTGCAGTCGCACACCAAGGGCATCTGGATGTggtgcctgccccacccccgccgGGCCGGCCACACCCTGGTGCTGCTGGACACCGAGGGGCTGGGCGACGTGGAGAAG GGCGACACGAAGAACGACGTGTGGATCTTCGCGCTGGCCGTGCTGCTGAGCAGCACCCTGGCCTACAACAGCAAAGGGACCATCGACCAGTACgccatggagcagctgca CTTTGTGTCGGAGCTGACGGAGCACATCAAGGTGAAGGCGCAGGGAGGGGACGACCTGGAGGAGGACACGGAGTTCGTCCGCTTCTTCCCCAGCTTCATCTGGGCCGTGCGGGATTTCACACTGGAGCTGAGGATCGAGGGGCAGCTGGTGACGGAGGATGAGTACTTGGAGCATGCGCTGGCCCTGAAGAAAG GCAACAACAAGAAGGTGATGGACTACAACCTGCCGCGACAGTGCATCCGCAATTTCTTCCCCACCCGCAAGTGCTTCGTGTTTGTCCAGCCGGCGTCGCGGCAGGAGATGGGCCAGCTGGATTCGCTGCCCACCAGTGCCCTGGACCCGCAGTTCCTGGACCAGACCCGCCGGTTCTGTGACTACGTCTTCCAGTGCTCCCACGTCAAGACAGTTAAAGGAGGGATTCTGGTCAATGGGCAAA ggtTCAGCTCCTTAGTGCAGAGCTACGTGGGCACCATCCGCAGCGGGCAGGTGCCCTGCCTGGACAACGCGGTGACCGCCATGGCCGCCATCGAGAACGAGGCGGCCCTCAGGGAGGCGCTGGCTCACTACgcggctgggatgggggggctgcGGCTGCCGGCGGAGCTGGGCGAGCTCTCGGCGGCACACGGGAGGTGCGAGCCGGACGCCCTGCGGCTCTTCATGCAGCGCTCCTTCAAGGACGAGGAGCAGGGGTTCCAGAAGCAGCTGGTG GCCGGGATCACGGAGCGATACGCAAACCTCCTCGCAGAAAACGAGGCCGTTTCGGAGCAGACCTGCCGCGCCCTGCTGGAGGAGCTCTCGGCCGCCATGCAGCAGAAACTCAGCGCCGGGCGTTACTCCCAGCCCGGCGGGTACCAGGCCTACGACAGGGACCAGAACCGGGTGGTGGAGGATTACCGGGCGAAGGCCAACAAAGGGGTCAAG GCGGAGGAGACTCTGGAGCAGTTTCTGGCCAGTAAGAAGGCGGAGGCGGAGGCTGTGCTGAAGGCCGACAACCTGCTGACTGAGGCAGAGAAGCACGTGGCCG aggagaagcagaaggctgagctgctggagcagcagcggAAGGCGGCGGAGGAGAAGCGGCTGCAGACGGAGCAGCTGATGAAGGACCAGGAGCGCAGCCACCAGGAGAACGTGAAGCAGCTGGAGGCCAAGGTGGCGGAGGAGCTGGCCGGTGCCCGGCAGGAGGCGGAGCGggcgctggagagcaagctgaaGGAGCAGGAGGCCATGCTGCAGAAGGGCTTCGCGGAGAAAGCCAGGCTGATGGAGGATGAGATCTCGGGCCTCAAGCGGGAGATCAGCTCTGCCAGCAAAACTGACTTTCTGTCAGGCCTTTTCAGCACCATCAAGGAGGGGCTCAGAACCGTCGCCAGCGTGTCCGATTTTCTGACATCCAGGCGCCAGCAGGGGAAGGGGACGAGTAACCCGAGTAAAACCCAGAGACGAAAGTAG
- the LOC125625751 gene encoding guanylate-binding protein 5 isoform X2, whose protein sequence is MGTIENEAAVREALAHYVAGMRGLRVPAELGELLAMHGTCEEDALRLFVQRSFKDEGYTYQKRLMQLMVPRPSG, encoded by the exons ATGGGCACCATCGAGAACGAGGCGGCCGTCAGGGAGGCGCTGGCTCACTACGTGGCCGGGATGCGGGGGCTGCGGGTGCCGGCGGAACTGGGTGAGCTCTTGGCGATGCACGGGACGTGCGAGGAGGATGCCCTGCGGCTCTTCGTGCAGCGCTCCTTCAAGGACGAGGGTTACACGTACCAGAAGCGGCTGATG CAGCTCATGGTTCCACGGCCAAGCGGGTGA
- the LOC125625751 gene encoding guanylate-binding protein 4 isoform X1: MGTIENEAAVREALAHYVAGMRGLRVPAELGELLAMHGTCEEDALRLFVQRSFKDEGYTYQKRLMPSPSLFSEPVGWLVADAIFLPGRDVAKPSKSSRAREPHGAGESGVSSPGS; this comes from the exons ATGGGCACCATCGAGAACGAGGCGGCCGTCAGGGAGGCGCTGGCTCACTACGTGGCCGGGATGCGGGGGCTGCGGGTGCCGGCGGAACTGGGTGAGCTCTTGGCGATGCACGGGACGTGCGAGGAGGATGCCCTGCGGCTCTTCGTGCAGCGCTCCTTCAAGGACGAGGGTTACACGTACCAGAAGCGGCTGATG ccATCGCCCAGTTTGTTCTCCGAGCCGGTGGGCTGGCTGGTGGCGGATGCTATTTTCCTTCCCGGGCGAGACGTAGCCAAACCCAGCAAGAGCAGCCGGGCACGCGAGCCCCACGGAGCTGGGGAGAGTGGTGTTTCCAGTCCTGGGAGCTAA